In Hamadaea flava, a genomic segment contains:
- a CDS encoding MarR family winged helix-turn-helix transcriptional regulator, with protein MTPVEELRYLILAAQREGNRQLAQALRPHGITPAQAEVLRLLEDRQPLTLSGLGELLVCESGTNPSRLVDRLVSAELVRRVPGEQDRRQVELSLTPAGRRLARKVAAIEDELHRMLAAAGSARELATAATFLRTLVAGQPAGDAVALRKRSSARM; from the coding sequence GTGACACCCGTTGAGGAACTGCGCTACCTGATCCTGGCCGCCCAGCGCGAGGGGAACCGGCAGCTCGCCCAGGCGCTCCGCCCGCACGGCATCACTCCCGCCCAGGCCGAAGTGCTGCGCCTGCTGGAGGACCGGCAGCCGCTCACCCTGTCCGGCCTCGGCGAACTGCTCGTCTGCGAGAGCGGCACCAACCCCAGCCGCCTCGTCGACCGGCTCGTGAGCGCGGAACTGGTGCGTCGCGTACCGGGGGAACAGGATCGGCGGCAGGTCGAGCTGAGCCTGACTCCGGCCGGCAGACGCCTCGCCCGCAAGGTCGCCGCGATCGAGGATGAACTCCACCGCATGTTGGCCGCGGCCGGCTCCGCTCGCGAACTCGCCACGGCCGCCACGTTCCTGCGTACGCTGGTCGCTGGCCAGCCCGCCGGGGACGCCGTCGCCCTCCGGAAAAGATCTTCGGCGCGGATGTAG
- a CDS encoding ABC transporter permease subunit produces MRSLRAEWTKFRTVRGWVLAMIVASAAIVGLGIMPGMQGTCGADCGLPVGPGGEEVTDAFTFMHQPMTGDGTIAAQLTSLTGILPDDPDPSAEQSGGAGPSAAKGAAAGRPGLVPWAKAGLLLKDGTRPGSAYAAVMLTGTHGVRLQYDYTHDVAGPAATPTSTPTPQWLRLTRTGDTVRAEVSADGSAWQTVGTADLSGLPDTVEVGLFATSPQYSAATSGAFGMSGASGGPTQATGVFENVAVTGTPSGGWRGEIIGGADDNAGGATQDSGRFTVSGTGDIAPAVAGAAGLGVTITQTLVGTFAGLIVVVVVGAMFITAEYRRGLVRTTMAANPRRGRTLAAKAVVIGAVTFVTSLPGVAAVVVIGQKVLRANGVYVHAASAVTEAQVIVGTAAVLAVSAVLALALGMIVRHSAAAVTTAIVAIVLPYLLTMTVLPAGAGQWLLRLTPAAAFAVQQSTPQYAQVDNIYTPVNGYFPLVPWAGFAVLCGWTAIALAAATLLVRRRDV; encoded by the coding sequence ATGAGGTCGCTGCGTGCCGAATGGACCAAGTTCCGCACCGTACGCGGCTGGGTGCTCGCCATGATCGTGGCGTCGGCCGCGATCGTCGGCCTGGGCATCATGCCGGGCATGCAGGGCACCTGTGGAGCCGATTGCGGTCTGCCGGTCGGGCCGGGCGGCGAGGAGGTCACCGACGCCTTCACCTTCATGCATCAGCCCATGACCGGCGACGGGACCATCGCCGCCCAGCTGACCTCGCTGACCGGCATCCTGCCCGACGACCCGGACCCGAGCGCCGAGCAGTCCGGTGGCGCCGGGCCGAGCGCGGCGAAGGGAGCGGCCGCCGGTCGCCCCGGTCTGGTCCCCTGGGCCAAGGCGGGCCTGCTGCTCAAGGACGGCACCCGCCCGGGTTCGGCGTACGCGGCCGTCATGCTGACCGGCACGCACGGCGTACGCCTCCAGTACGACTACACACACGACGTCGCCGGACCCGCTGCAACGCCGACATCAACGCCGACACCGCAATGGCTGCGGCTCACGCGTACCGGTGACACCGTCAGGGCTGAGGTCTCGGCGGACGGGTCCGCTTGGCAGACCGTCGGCACCGCTGATCTCAGCGGGCTGCCCGACACCGTGGAGGTCGGCCTGTTCGCCACCTCTCCGCAGTATTCCGCCGCGACCAGCGGTGCGTTCGGGATGTCCGGCGCGTCCGGCGGCCCGACCCAAGCGACCGGCGTGTTCGAGAACGTGGCGGTCACCGGTACGCCGAGCGGCGGCTGGCGCGGCGAGATCATCGGCGGTGCCGACGACAATGCCGGCGGGGCCACGCAGGACAGCGGCCGCTTCACCGTCAGCGGCACGGGCGACATCGCGCCCGCCGTCGCCGGGGCCGCCGGGTTGGGCGTCACCATCACGCAGACCCTCGTCGGCACCTTCGCCGGGCTCATCGTCGTGGTCGTGGTCGGCGCCATGTTCATCACCGCCGAATACCGTCGCGGCCTTGTGCGTACAACTATGGCGGCGAATCCCCGGCGGGGCCGGACGCTGGCCGCGAAGGCCGTGGTGATCGGCGCGGTCACGTTTGTGACGAGCCTGCCGGGCGTGGCGGCGGTGGTGGTCATCGGGCAGAAAGTGTTACGCGCCAACGGCGTCTACGTGCACGCGGCGTCGGCGGTCACCGAGGCGCAGGTGATCGTCGGGACCGCCGCGGTGCTCGCGGTGTCCGCGGTGCTCGCGCTGGCGCTCGGGATGATCGTGCGGCACAGCGCGGCGGCCGTCACCACGGCGATCGTCGCGATCGTGCTCCCCTATCTGCTGACGATGACGGTGCTACCGGCCGGGGCCGGGCAGTGGCTGCTGCGGCTCACCCCGGCAGCCGCGTTCGCCGTGCAGCAGAGCACCCCGCAGTACGCGCAGGTGGACAACATCTACACGCCGGTGAACGGGTACTTCCCGCTCGTGCCGTGGGCCGGGTTCGCCGTGTTGTGCGGCTGGACCGCGATCGCGCTGGCCGCCGCGACCCTCCTGGTACGCCGGAGGGACGTATGA
- a CDS encoding dihydrofolate reductase family protein, with translation MRKVIYWVHTSVDGFVDGPNGEFDWPVMGPELAAYSEQLDDRVDTLLFGRVVWAMMAGFWPTAEQISDDAHVARFAPFWRATPKIVLSRTYAGDDWTTAVVEAEAVTELKQQDGRDLLLTGGIGAAAALTEHGLIDEYHVAVHPVVLGGGRPLFAHPTDRLNLRLVNSAVADGRIVINQYERA, from the coding sequence ATGCGCAAGGTCATCTACTGGGTGCACACCTCGGTCGACGGGTTCGTCGACGGGCCGAACGGCGAGTTCGACTGGCCCGTCATGGGACCGGAGCTGGCGGCGTACTCGGAACAGCTGGACGACCGGGTCGACACACTGCTGTTCGGCCGGGTGGTGTGGGCGATGATGGCCGGTTTCTGGCCGACCGCCGAACAGATCTCCGACGATGCGCACGTGGCGCGATTCGCGCCGTTCTGGCGGGCCACCCCGAAGATCGTCCTGTCCCGCACGTACGCCGGCGACGACTGGACCACCGCCGTGGTCGAGGCCGAGGCCGTCACCGAGCTCAAGCAGCAGGACGGCCGGGACCTGCTGCTCACCGGCGGCATCGGCGCGGCCGCGGCGCTCACCGAGCACGGCCTGATCGACGAATACCACGTCGCCGTCCACCCCGTCGTGCTCGGCGGCGGCCGCCCGCTCTTCGCACACCCGACCGACCGGCTCAACCTGCGGCTCGTGAACTCGGCCGTGGCCGACGGCCGCATCGTCATCAACCAGTACGAGCGCGCCTGA
- a CDS encoding cysteine hydrolase family protein: protein MTTLENRPGTALLVVDVQNGVMSDAYERDRVVATIGRLVDRARDQHVPVVWVQHNDESLVAGGEPWRIVPELSPKDGDPVVQKHHADSFEATGLDELLAGLGVGRVLVTGAATDACVRATLHNALARGYDTTLVGDAHTTGPLPDGLGLPSPDQVIAHTNFYWAQQTVPGRVAATVPADQAISAGRV, encoded by the coding sequence ATGACCACGCTCGAAAACCGGCCCGGTACCGCCCTGCTCGTCGTCGACGTGCAGAACGGTGTGATGTCCGACGCCTACGAGCGGGACCGGGTCGTGGCGACCATCGGGCGGCTGGTGGATCGCGCGCGCGACCAGCATGTCCCGGTCGTCTGGGTGCAGCACAACGACGAGTCGCTGGTCGCCGGCGGCGAGCCCTGGCGGATCGTCCCCGAGCTGTCGCCGAAGGACGGCGATCCGGTCGTGCAGAAACACCACGCCGATTCGTTCGAGGCCACCGGCCTCGACGAGCTGCTGGCCGGCCTCGGTGTCGGCCGGGTGCTCGTCACGGGTGCGGCGACTGACGCCTGCGTACGCGCGACGCTGCACAACGCGCTCGCCCGGGGCTACGACACGACGCTCGTCGGCGACGCGCACACCACCGGGCCGCTGCCGGACGGGCTGGGTCTGCCGTCGCCGGATCAGGTCATCGCGCACACCAACTTCTACTGGGCGCAGCAGACAGTGCCCGGTCGGGTCGCGGCGACGGTGCCGGCGGACCAGGCGATCAGTGCAGGGCGAGTTTGA
- a CDS encoding N-acyl homoserine lactonase family protein, with amino-acid sequence MSLIGTKAGDMKASDMKAGDMKVSVISTGSVQIRPQHVGPTRQPTYLWLMVTARDWTPPRPINAYVIEHPEGVVLFDTGQDIASTTDPAYFPGGPTRYIYDRLAKFDISPDQTLTAALRRLGHGPGDVHTAILSHLHQDHIGGLPELAGSRILVSATEWDDMRKPFAEQRGFLRTHIEVPGLRWERVAPEALGDAELAPFMTGHDVFGDGALIVLPTPGHTAGSQSLLVRRPGRAPLLMVGDLTYDADLLAAGEIPGVGDRRAMREAVAMVNELRRRIPDLVVLPAHDPGAAQRLAAA; translated from the coding sequence ATGAGTCTCATCGGCACGAAGGCAGGCGACATGAAGGCAAGCGACATGAAGGCAGGCGACATGAAGGTCTCCGTCATCAGCACCGGCAGCGTCCAGATCCGCCCGCAGCACGTCGGCCCGACCCGCCAGCCCACCTACCTCTGGCTGATGGTCACGGCGCGCGACTGGACACCGCCGCGGCCCATCAACGCGTACGTGATCGAGCACCCCGAAGGCGTGGTGCTCTTCGACACCGGGCAGGACATCGCCTCGACCACCGATCCGGCGTACTTCCCCGGCGGTCCCACCCGGTACATCTACGACCGGCTGGCGAAGTTCGACATCTCGCCTGATCAGACGCTCACGGCGGCCCTGCGACGGCTCGGGCACGGACCCGGCGACGTGCACACGGCGATCCTGTCCCACCTGCATCAGGACCACATCGGCGGACTTCCGGAACTGGCCGGATCCCGGATTCTCGTCAGCGCCACCGAATGGGACGACATGCGAAAGCCGTTCGCGGAGCAACGCGGCTTTCTGCGTACCCATATAGAGGTGCCAGGGCTGCGCTGGGAGCGAGTGGCCCCCGAGGCGCTGGGCGACGCGGAGCTGGCGCCGTTCATGACCGGGCACGACGTGTTCGGTGACGGCGCGCTGATCGTGCTCCCGACCCCTGGGCACACCGCGGGTTCGCAATCCCTGCTGGTACGCCGTCCCGGCCGCGCGCCGCTGCTGATGGTCGGGGACCTCACCTACGACGCGGACCTGCTCGCGGCCGGGGAGATCCCGGGCGTCGGCGACCGGAGGGCGATGCGGGAGGCCGTGGCGATGGTCAACGAGTTGCGGCGGCGCATCCCGGATCTGGTCGTGCTGCCGGCCCATGATCCCGGTGCGGCGCAACGGCTCGCCGCCGCCTGA
- a CDS encoding CASTOR/POLLUX-related putative ion channel has product MISARLRYWFDNLMSRGTPALTGLLGLATVGLVVVLAGIVLVFTPSAVHGPGDALWQNFLHALDAGTIGGDPEDQPLYIAFMFVATVGGIFILSAFVGVLTTGLSDRLAELRKGRSQVIERGHTVVLGWSDQLPTIIRELSLSESGRTTVAILADRDKVAMEDELRDKVGDAGDVRFVCRTGNPADPADLRIVRPEEARVVMMPSPAGDSPDIQVVKSLLALRQLDWPKGRPPSVAVIRDTGNMPAATLAGGTEVTIIDAEDITARLLVQSRRHPGLSAVCTDLLGFEGVELHMLAEPSLSGLSYASILQRYATSTVLGVRHNDGRVEVNPEAATVLQDGDELIQLAENRAAIRLALEPYRVDTSAISGNGKSTAVADDTLVLGWNDRGPTIVRLLDRYLTEGSTLHVAATRLDVDTTVDGVRHLSVSTSRCDPTNRRALEALNPASYEHVVVLADDELDAAQSDARSLVTLLHLRDIKERGGASYAIVGELNDDANRRLAQVTRADDFVVSQKMISLLLTQLARNGHLSAVFAELFEPGGADIYLKPVDEYVVPGVATTFATVIEAAIRRGETAFGYRRSDLTDQAPAFGVRLNPDKGEAITFTEADRIVVLARS; this is encoded by the coding sequence GTGATCTCGGCTCGGCTGCGGTATTGGTTCGACAACCTGATGTCCCGGGGCACTCCCGCACTGACCGGCCTGCTCGGCCTGGCGACGGTCGGGCTGGTGGTCGTGCTGGCCGGGATCGTGCTGGTCTTCACACCGTCTGCTGTGCACGGTCCCGGTGACGCGCTGTGGCAGAACTTCCTGCATGCCCTGGACGCCGGGACGATCGGCGGCGACCCCGAGGACCAGCCGCTCTACATCGCGTTCATGTTCGTGGCGACCGTCGGCGGCATCTTCATCCTGTCGGCGTTCGTCGGCGTACTGACGACCGGTCTGTCCGACCGGCTCGCCGAACTGCGCAAGGGCCGGTCGCAGGTCATCGAACGCGGCCACACCGTGGTCCTCGGCTGGTCCGATCAGCTGCCGACGATCATCCGCGAGCTGTCGCTGTCGGAGTCCGGCCGCACCACCGTGGCGATCCTGGCCGACCGGGACAAGGTCGCGATGGAGGACGAGCTGCGCGACAAGGTCGGCGACGCGGGCGATGTGCGGTTCGTGTGCCGCACCGGGAACCCGGCCGACCCCGCCGATCTGCGCATCGTGCGGCCGGAAGAGGCACGCGTCGTGATGATGCCCTCGCCCGCCGGGGACAGCCCCGACATCCAGGTGGTCAAGTCGCTGCTCGCGCTGCGCCAGCTCGACTGGCCCAAGGGCCGTCCGCCGTCCGTCGCGGTCATCCGCGACACCGGCAACATGCCCGCCGCCACGCTCGCCGGCGGCACCGAGGTCACCATCATCGACGCCGAGGACATCACCGCGCGCCTGCTCGTGCAGTCGCGGCGGCACCCCGGCCTGTCCGCCGTCTGCACCGACCTGCTCGGCTTCGAGGGCGTCGAGCTGCACATGCTCGCCGAACCGTCCCTGTCCGGGCTGTCCTACGCCTCGATTCTCCAGCGGTACGCGACCAGCACCGTCCTGGGCGTACGCCACAACGACGGGCGCGTCGAGGTGAACCCGGAGGCCGCCACGGTGCTCCAGGACGGCGACGAGCTGATCCAGCTGGCCGAGAACCGGGCGGCGATCCGGCTGGCGCTGGAGCCCTACCGAGTGGACACGTCGGCGATCAGCGGCAACGGCAAGAGCACCGCCGTCGCCGACGACACCCTCGTCCTCGGCTGGAACGACCGGGGGCCGACGATCGTCCGGCTGCTCGACCGCTACCTCACCGAGGGCTCGACGCTGCACGTCGCCGCGACCCGGCTCGACGTCGACACCACTGTGGACGGCGTACGCCATCTGTCGGTGAGCACCTCGCGCTGCGATCCGACGAACCGCCGCGCGCTGGAGGCGCTCAACCCGGCGAGCTACGAGCACGTCGTCGTGCTGGCCGACGACGAACTGGACGCCGCCCAGTCCGACGCCCGGAGCCTGGTGACCCTGCTGCACCTGCGCGACATCAAAGAGCGCGGCGGAGCCTCGTACGCGATCGTCGGCGAGCTGAACGACGACGCGAACCGGCGGCTGGCCCAGGTGACCCGGGCCGACGACTTCGTGGTGAGCCAGAAGATGATCAGCCTGCTGCTGACCCAGCTGGCCCGCAACGGCCACCTGAGCGCGGTCTTCGCCGAGTTGTTCGAACCCGGTGGCGCCGACATCTATCTCAAGCCGGTCGACGAGTACGTCGTCCCGGGTGTGGCGACGACCTTCGCCACCGTCATCGAGGCGGCGATCCGGCGCGGCGAGACCGCCTTCGGCTACCGCCGCAGCGACCTGACCGACCAGGCCCCGGCCTTCGGCGTACGCCTGAATCCGGACAAGGGCGAGGCGATCACCTTCACCGAGGCCGACCGGATCGTGGTGCTGGCCCGCAGTTGA
- a CDS encoding TetR/AcrR family transcriptional regulator — protein sequence MTDEPQRGGRPRDTRVDAAILAATRTLLAEVGYGALTMDLVAGRANVGKAAIYRRYAGKQDLVFAAAVHGRTLDPPPDSGDLRTDLRWLVGGIARSLSSPETRAALPALLADVTADDDVADRFMRTFVAEERAYVETILDQARRRGDLRTPVDAEVVHSLVLGAIFARIYLLRKPADKAYQHEVTDLAAKALTEGAR from the coding sequence ATGACGGACGAACCACAACGGGGCGGCCGCCCCCGCGACACCCGGGTGGACGCCGCGATCCTGGCCGCCACCCGGACGCTGCTGGCCGAGGTGGGCTACGGCGCGCTGACCATGGACCTCGTCGCCGGACGGGCCAACGTCGGCAAAGCCGCGATCTACCGCCGGTACGCGGGCAAGCAGGATCTCGTGTTCGCCGCCGCCGTCCACGGCCGCACCCTCGACCCGCCGCCCGACTCCGGCGATCTGCGTACCGACCTGCGCTGGCTGGTCGGCGGGATCGCCCGCAGCCTCAGCAGCCCCGAAACCCGGGCCGCCCTCCCGGCGCTGCTCGCCGACGTCACCGCCGACGACGACGTCGCCGACCGGTTCATGCGGACCTTCGTCGCCGAGGAACGGGCGTACGTCGAGACGATTCTCGACCAGGCCCGGCGCCGCGGCGACCTGCGTACGCCCGTCGACGCCGAAGTCGTGCACTCGCTGGTGCTCGGCGCGATCTTCGCCCGGATCTACCTGCTGCGGAAGCCGGCCGACAAGGCGTACCAGCACGAGGTGACCGACCTGGCGGCGAAGGCGCTGACCGAGGGCGCTCGGTAG
- a CDS encoding ABC transporter permease subunit: MTNALRAEWTKLRTSPGTAWLLLTIVVLTVGVGTAAAATITCGGTGCPEDPAKISFTGVQLGQAVVVILAVLTISGEHATGMLRVSLSAVPNRLRLLIAKAIVVTGAIGAAGLLAVAGSFLAGRLLLPGSGFTAAHGFARLSLSDGAVLRATTGSVLYLVLIALVALGLSTVVRETAASIGVLLGLLYLIPLITQAVSSPSWKRHLQQITPTAGLSVQATTQLSTLPLTPWQGLGVLACWAAGSLLLAAVVLHRRDA; encoded by the coding sequence ATGACGAACGCACTGCGCGCGGAATGGACGAAGCTGCGGACGTCGCCGGGCACGGCGTGGCTGCTCCTGACGATCGTCGTGCTGACGGTCGGGGTGGGCACGGCGGCCGCCGCCACCATCACCTGCGGCGGCACCGGCTGTCCCGAGGATCCGGCGAAGATCAGCTTCACCGGCGTCCAGCTCGGCCAGGCCGTCGTCGTGATCCTCGCCGTCCTGACCATCAGCGGCGAGCACGCCACCGGCATGCTGCGGGTGAGCCTGTCCGCCGTGCCGAACCGGCTGCGGCTGCTCATCGCCAAGGCGATCGTGGTGACCGGTGCGATCGGGGCGGCCGGGCTCCTCGCCGTGGCGGGCTCGTTCCTGGCCGGTCGGCTGCTGCTGCCCGGCAGCGGATTCACCGCCGCCCACGGCTTCGCCCGGCTGTCGCTGTCCGACGGAGCAGTGCTCCGCGCCACCACCGGCTCCGTGCTCTACCTCGTGCTCATCGCGCTGGTCGCGCTCGGATTGTCCACAGTGGTACGCGAGACCGCCGCGTCGATCGGCGTACTGCTGGGGCTGCTCTACCTGATTCCACTGATCACCCAGGCGGTCTCCAGTCCCAGCTGGAAACGGCACCTGCAGCAGATCACCCCGACCGCCGGATTGTCCGTGCAGGCGACCACTCAGCTGTCGACGTTGCCGCTGACGCCGTGGCAGGGCTTGGGCGTGCTGGCCTGCTGGGCGGCCGGGTCGCTACTGCTCGCCGCTGTGGTCCTTCACCGGCGGGACGCCTGA
- a CDS encoding cellulose-binding protein, giving the protein MRPLLRWKLPMAAVMGTLAAAATVVIGLSSPAVAATLFSDDFNDGNASGWSTSGGTWSVVTDGTPAYQQSGTSSDARARAGTSSWTDYTVTVNVKPTATNGTNRFVAVLARAQSSTSYYYLALRSNNTVELKKLVSGSSTTLASASLTFTLNTTYALSLQVAGSSLRGTVNGGTVLTATDTQFASGQIGVATYYASARFDDVVVTDAAGPSPSATTGSPTSSPTSSPTSSPTVSPTTSPTTGAVYVAPGGTDSAAGTQANPTTLTSALTRIAAGGTIYLRGGTYNYSSTVTIAPANSGTSSARKTLSAYPGETPVLNFSAQTEDSANRGLALNANYWRVYGLVVERAGDNGIFVGGSNNIIERTVTRFNRDTGLQLSRIASDTPQAQWPANNLILSAESHDNADSDGEDADGFAAKLTVGSGNVFRYAVSHNNIDDGWDLYTKTDTGPIGVVTIEDSLSYNNGTLSDGSQAGAGDRNGYKLGGEDIGVNHIVRRSIAYHNGKHGFTYNSNPGSMTISNNVSIDNAERNFNFDAGTSVFRTNTSCRFSSGTNDRIIGDSDSSNQFWSGTNGSRCTTYSGALGWSYASDGHLVVTFHGVVVTP; this is encoded by the coding sequence ATGCGCCCACTACTCCGATGGAAACTGCCCATGGCCGCGGTCATGGGTACGCTCGCGGCAGCGGCGACAGTCGTGATCGGACTGTCCAGTCCGGCCGTCGCGGCCACCCTGTTCAGCGACGACTTCAACGACGGCAACGCCAGCGGCTGGAGCACCAGCGGCGGGACCTGGTCGGTGGTCACCGACGGCACGCCCGCGTACCAGCAGAGCGGCACCAGCTCGGATGCGCGGGCTCGAGCCGGCACGAGCAGCTGGACCGACTACACGGTGACCGTGAACGTGAAGCCGACCGCGACCAACGGCACCAACCGTTTCGTGGCGGTGCTGGCCCGGGCCCAGTCGTCGACGAGCTACTACTACCTCGCGCTGCGCAGCAACAACACGGTCGAACTGAAGAAGCTCGTCAGCGGTTCCTCCACGACCCTGGCCTCGGCTTCGCTGACGTTCACCCTGAACACGACGTACGCGTTGAGCCTGCAGGTCGCCGGCAGCTCGTTGCGGGGCACCGTCAACGGCGGCACCGTCCTGACGGCCACCGACACGCAGTTCGCCAGCGGCCAGATCGGCGTGGCGACGTACTACGCCAGCGCCCGGTTCGACGACGTCGTGGTGACCGACGCGGCCGGCCCGTCGCCGAGCGCGACGACCGGCAGCCCGACCAGTTCACCGACGAGCAGCCCGACCAGCAGCCCGACGGTGAGCCCCACGACCAGTCCGACGACCGGCGCGGTCTACGTGGCGCCGGGCGGCACTGACAGCGCGGCCGGCACGCAGGCCAACCCGACGACGCTGACCTCGGCGCTGACGAGGATCGCGGCGGGCGGCACGATCTACCTGCGCGGCGGCACCTACAACTACTCGTCGACGGTGACGATCGCCCCCGCCAACAGTGGAACCTCCAGCGCCCGCAAGACGCTGTCGGCGTACCCGGGGGAGACGCCGGTGCTCAACTTCTCCGCGCAGACCGAGGACTCGGCCAACCGGGGCCTGGCGCTGAACGCGAACTACTGGCGGGTCTACGGCCTCGTCGTCGAGCGGGCCGGCGACAACGGCATCTTCGTCGGCGGCAGCAACAACATCATCGAGCGTACGGTGACCCGGTTCAATCGGGACACCGGTCTGCAGCTGTCCCGGATCGCCTCCGACACGCCGCAGGCGCAGTGGCCGGCGAACAACCTGATCCTCAGCGCCGAGTCGCACGACAACGCCGACTCCGACGGGGAGGACGCCGACGGCTTCGCGGCCAAGCTCACCGTCGGCTCCGGCAACGTCTTCCGGTACGCCGTCTCGCACAACAACATCGACGACGGCTGGGACCTGTACACGAAGACCGACACCGGCCCGATCGGCGTGGTGACCATCGAAGACTCGCTGTCCTACAACAACGGCACGCTGAGCGACGGCAGCCAGGCCGGGGCGGGCGACCGCAACGGCTACAAGCTCGGTGGCGAGGACATCGGGGTGAACCACATCGTGCGGCGCAGCATCGCGTACCACAACGGTAAGCACGGCTTCACCTACAACAGCAACCCGGGCTCGATGACGATCTCGAACAACGTGAGCATCGACAACGCCGAGCGCAACTTCAACTTCGACGCCGGAACGTCGGTGTTCCGCACCAACACGTCCTGCCGGTTCAGCAGCGGGACCAACGACCGGATCATCGGCGACTCCGACAGCTCCAACCAGTTCTGGAGCGGCACGAACGGCTCCCGCTGCACCACCTACAGCGGCGCGCTGGGCTGGTCCTACGCCTCGGACGGCCACCTCGTGGTGACCTTCCACGGCGTCGTCGTCACGCCGTAA
- a CDS encoding ATP-binding cassette domain-containing protein: protein MTVQNIVVDGLRKRFGSKPALDGMTFAVDAGRVTGFIGPNGAGKSTTMRVVLGLDRPDGGTALVGGQPYRTLSRPLTQLGSLLDASALQPSRTARNHLLWLAHSQGLGVRRVDEVIELTGLGSAARRRAGGFSLGMRQRLGIAAALLGDPRTLMLDEPFNGMDPEGIIWMRGFLRELAQQGRAVLVSSHLMSELQDTADHVVVVGRGRVLADTTVARLRATISDGRVSVRTDDANAAGVLAAAGANVAAAEPGTLSVTGLAAPHVVAALNARQVVFSEVTAHRATLEEAYLELTRDAVEYRAGEVAR from the coding sequence ATGACAGTTCAGAACATCGTCGTCGACGGGCTGCGCAAACGGTTCGGCTCGAAGCCAGCGCTGGACGGCATGACCTTCGCCGTCGACGCCGGGCGGGTGACCGGGTTCATCGGCCCGAACGGCGCGGGGAAGTCCACCACGATGCGGGTCGTGCTGGGGCTCGACCGGCCCGACGGCGGGACCGCGCTCGTCGGCGGCCAGCCGTATCGGACCCTGTCCCGGCCGCTCACCCAGCTCGGCTCGCTGCTCGACGCCTCGGCATTGCAGCCCAGCCGGACCGCCCGCAATCACCTGCTGTGGCTCGCCCATTCCCAAGGTCTGGGCGTACGCCGGGTGGACGAGGTGATCGAGCTGACCGGGCTCGGCTCGGCCGCCCGCCGCCGCGCCGGCGGCTTCTCCCTCGGCATGCGCCAGCGGCTCGGCATCGCCGCCGCGTTGCTCGGCGATCCGCGTACGCTCATGCTCGACGAGCCGTTCAACGGCATGGACCCCGAAGGCATCATCTGGATGCGGGGCTTCCTGCGGGAGCTGGCCCAGCAGGGACGGGCGGTGCTCGTCTCCAGCCATCTGATGAGCGAACTCCAGGACACCGCCGATCATGTCGTAGTCGTCGGCCGGGGGCGGGTGCTCGCCGACACCACGGTCGCTCGATTGCGCGCGACCATCTCCGACGGGCGGGTGAGCGTACGCACCGACGACGCGAACGCGGCGGGAGTGCTCGCCGCGGCGGGGGCGAACGTCGCGGCAGCCGAGCCGGGCACGCTCAGCGTCACCGGCCTCGCCGCACCGCACGTCGTCGCCGCACTGAACGCCCGTCAGGTGGTGTTCTCCGAGGTCACCGCCCATCGGGCCACCCTGGAGGAGGCGTACCTCGAACTCACTCGGGATGCCGTCGAATACCGCGCGGGCGAGGTGGCCCGATGA
- a CDS encoding NUDIX hydrolase, with amino-acid sequence MSDEIGAVRPAYQMTPDVVAIVAVHGTELVLIREFRPAVGERVLQVPMGKIPAGIDPREQALAELAEETGFEARNCEFVACLFSAPGWMNQRMHVFLATDLIELAERPPGDPDEVDIEVVPLPIASLAEAMAGGVLRDARSIAALTVALGAYGVTTTPWKVTTRWPSEA; translated from the coding sequence ATGAGCGATGAGATCGGGGCAGTGCGTCCGGCGTACCAGATGACTCCCGACGTCGTGGCGATCGTCGCCGTCCATGGGACCGAGCTGGTGTTGATCCGCGAGTTCCGGCCGGCGGTCGGCGAGCGGGTCTTGCAGGTCCCGATGGGCAAGATCCCCGCCGGGATCGACCCGCGCGAGCAGGCGCTCGCGGAGCTGGCCGAGGAGACCGGCTTCGAGGCGCGGAACTGCGAGTTCGTCGCGTGCCTGTTCTCCGCGCCGGGGTGGATGAATCAGCGGATGCATGTCTTCCTGGCCACGGACCTGATCGAACTCGCGGAGCGGCCGCCCGGCGACCCGGACGAGGTGGACATCGAAGTCGTGCCGCTGCCGATTGCGAGCCTCGCTGAAGCGATGGCGGGCGGCGTGCTCCGGGATGCCCGGAGCATCGCCGCCCTCACTGTGGCGTTAGGCGCTTACGGCGTGACGACGACGCCGTGGAAGGTCACCACGAGGTGGCCGTCCGAGGCGTAG